Proteins encoded in a region of the Marinobacter arenosus genome:
- a CDS encoding efflux RND transporter periplasmic adaptor subunit translates to MRRATVHGNVRLGALLLWLVAAVASAQQAPGVRLETVSREPIIQEVSLNGTVNPLRVSSISPAVAGLLDSVRVEVGDRVSRDDVLVELDDEQAVYELAAARAETDQARALLAEAERRLEEARSVGAGRNIAATEVRSRESDVVAARAALARLAAVVNQMEVRVRRHHVRAPFDGVVSERTSDLGEWVTPGDELLRLVDTTNLRLDFQVPQEYFDRLDEGSSLRVRQGTGFVEATINTRVPVTDPQSRTFLLRALQPEGAGFWPGMAVQAVLRVSTGEEGLTVSRDAINRYPEGRVTVWIAQSAEGDTYTVSEKRVRLGTAFKGRVEVTDGLSGGEQVVIRGNESLSEGITVRIAEREAR, encoded by the coding sequence ATGCGAAGGGCGACTGTCCACGGGAACGTCCGGTTGGGGGCGTTGCTGTTGTGGCTGGTTGCGGCGGTGGCGTCCGCGCAACAGGCCCCGGGAGTCCGGCTCGAGACCGTGTCCAGGGAACCCATTATCCAGGAGGTGTCGCTCAACGGCACCGTCAATCCGTTGCGGGTGTCGTCGATTTCGCCTGCCGTGGCCGGACTGTTGGATTCGGTCAGGGTTGAAGTCGGCGATCGGGTATCCCGGGATGACGTACTGGTTGAACTCGATGACGAGCAGGCCGTCTACGAACTGGCAGCCGCCAGGGCCGAAACCGACCAGGCCCGTGCGTTGCTGGCGGAGGCGGAGCGGCGGCTCGAGGAAGCGCGTTCGGTCGGCGCCGGCCGGAACATTGCCGCCACCGAGGTACGCAGCCGCGAAAGCGACGTGGTGGCTGCCCGCGCTGCCCTCGCCCGGCTTGCGGCCGTGGTCAATCAGATGGAGGTCCGCGTTCGCCGGCACCATGTACGGGCGCCCTTCGACGGTGTCGTCAGTGAGCGGACCAGTGACCTCGGTGAGTGGGTCACTCCGGGTGACGAACTGCTTCGGCTGGTGGACACCACCAACCTGCGCCTGGATTTCCAGGTGCCCCAGGAGTATTTCGACCGGTTGGATGAAGGCTCCAGCCTGCGGGTTCGACAGGGGACTGGTTTTGTCGAGGCAACCATCAACACCCGGGTTCCGGTGACCGACCCGCAGTCGCGGACCTTCCTGCTGCGGGCGCTCCAGCCTGAGGGCGCCGGATTCTGGCCGGGCATGGCGGTGCAGGCCGTACTCCGGGTCAGCACCGGAGAGGAAGGGCTGACCGTTTCCCGGGACGCCATCAACCGCTACCCCGAGGGCCGGGTGACGGTCTGGATTGCCCAATCTGCCGAGGGCGACACCTACACCGTGAGTGAAAAACGGGTGCGCCTGGGGACCGCCTTCAAGGGTCGGGTTGAGGTCACCGATGGCCTGAGCGGGGGTGAGCAGGTGGTTATTCGGGGCAACGAGTCGCTCAGTGAGGGGATTACCGTCCGGATTGCTGAGCGGGAGGCCCGCTGA
- a CDS encoding class II glutamine amidotransferase, which yields MCELLAMSANTPTDLCFSFTGLTRRGGDTGPHKDGWGVAFYEGKGVRAFHDVDASANSRIAEVVQTTPIKSEVAICHIRQANVGAICLANTHPFQRELWGRYWVFAHNGQISGFRSDPGFYEPVGSTDSEGLFCDILNHLRRDCDRDTPTESIVERLVALARGYARQGVFNLLLSNGDWLFTYCSTKMASITRRAPFGPARLKDADVIVDFESETTPDDVVSVIVTEPLTTDEVWDIYEPGEWRLWRKGDVVMRGNGTTG from the coding sequence ATGTGTGAACTCCTGGCCATGAGCGCCAACACGCCCACGGATCTCTGTTTCAGTTTCACCGGCCTGACCCGTCGGGGCGGCGACACCGGGCCGCACAAAGATGGCTGGGGCGTGGCCTTCTACGAGGGCAAGGGCGTGCGGGCGTTTCACGATGTGGATGCCAGTGCCAACTCCCGCATCGCCGAGGTGGTCCAGACCACACCGATCAAGAGTGAGGTGGCCATCTGCCACATCCGGCAGGCGAACGTCGGCGCGATCTGTCTGGCCAATACCCACCCGTTCCAGAGAGAGCTCTGGGGCCGCTACTGGGTGTTCGCCCACAACGGCCAGATTTCGGGATTCCGGTCGGACCCGGGGTTCTACGAGCCGGTGGGCAGCACGGACAGCGAGGGGCTGTTCTGCGATATCCTCAATCACCTGCGGCGTGACTGTGACCGCGATACCCCCACCGAATCCATCGTCGAACGTTTGGTCGCCTTGGCGCGAGGTTATGCCCGTCAGGGCGTCTTCAATCTCCTGCTCAGCAACGGCGACTGGCTGTTCACCTACTGCAGCACAAAAATGGCGAGCATCACCCGCCGTGCCCCGTTTGGACCGGCCCGGCTGAAAGATGCCGACGTCATCGTCGATTTCGAATCCGAAACGACCCCCGACGATGTTGTCAGCGTGATCGTCACCGAACCGCTGACGACCGACGAGGTGTGGGATATCTACGAGCCCGGTGAGTGGCGCCTCTGGCGCAAGGGCGACGTGGTGATGAGGGGGAATGGCACCACCGGGTGA
- a CDS encoding NINE protein translates to METRTDTHSKLFGYLLWIFGFLGSHRFYYGKPITGTIWFFTLGLLFIGWIIDLFLIPSMDREADFRFREGEVSYNIGWLLLTFTGVFGLHRMYMGKWITGIIYLLTGGLFLLGVLYDFWTLNDQISERNREHRFG, encoded by the coding sequence ATGGAAACCAGAACAGACACGCACAGCAAACTCTTCGGTTACCTGCTCTGGATCTTCGGATTCCTGGGCTCCCACCGTTTCTACTACGGCAAGCCCATCACCGGCACCATCTGGTTCTTCACCCTGGGCCTGCTGTTCATCGGCTGGATCATCGACCTGTTCCTGATCCCGTCCATGGACCGGGAGGCGGACTTCCGTTTCCGTGAGGGCGAAGTCAGCTACAACATCGGCTGGCTGCTGCTGACCTTCACCGGCGTGTTCGGGCTGCACCGGATGTACATGGGGAAATGGATCACCGGCATCATCTACCTGCTCACCGGCGGCCTGTTCCTGCTGGGCGTGCTCTACGATTTCTGGACCCTGAACGACCAGATCTCCGAACGAAACCGGGAGCATCGCTTCGGCTGA
- a CDS encoding WS/DGAT/MGAT family O-acyltransferase: MKPLSPTDQLFLWLEKRQQPMHVGGLQLFSFPDDAPDDYVAQLADQLRQHTEVTAPFDRRLDTRLAQPVWVHDEHLDLEHHFRFEALPTPGRIRELLTFVSAEHSHLMDRERPLWEFHLIEGLGDRQFALYIKVHHALMDGVSAMRMGQRMLSTDPSERNMPPIWDLPAGAGRDSASRPTLWRSIGHLLGESGKQLGTVPTVAREILRTVNEARKNPAYDSIFHAPRSLLNQKITGSRRFAAQSYGMERIRQVCRAFGTTVNDVVMAMCASALRTYLMNLDALPDKPLIAMVPVSLRHDDSAEGNQVGIILASLGTDLVDPVARLMHIHQDVKLAKDRYAKMSSEEILNYTALTLAPAAFHLLTGMAPKWQTFNVVISNVPGPKETRYWNGARLEGMYPVSIAMDRLALNMTLTSYRDQVEFGLIGCRRTLPSLQRMLDYLEDGLVELERAATL, from the coding sequence GTGAAACCCCTGAGCCCCACCGACCAGCTGTTCCTATGGCTCGAAAAGCGACAGCAACCCATGCACGTGGGCGGCCTGCAGCTGTTTTCGTTTCCGGACGACGCCCCGGACGACTACGTCGCCCAGTTGGCCGACCAGCTCCGCCAGCACACGGAGGTCACGGCACCGTTCGATCGACGCCTCGACACCCGATTGGCCCAGCCGGTGTGGGTCCACGACGAACATCTGGACCTGGAACATCACTTCCGCTTCGAGGCGTTGCCCACGCCCGGGCGTATCCGGGAACTCCTGACCTTCGTCTCAGCGGAGCATTCACACCTGATGGACCGGGAACGGCCATTGTGGGAGTTTCACCTGATTGAAGGTCTGGGGGACCGCCAGTTTGCACTCTACATCAAGGTTCACCATGCGCTGATGGATGGGGTATCCGCCATGCGCATGGGTCAACGCATGTTGAGCACCGATCCCTCTGAGCGGAACATGCCACCCATCTGGGACCTGCCGGCAGGTGCCGGGCGGGACAGCGCCAGCCGGCCGACGCTCTGGCGCAGTATTGGTCATTTGCTGGGCGAATCCGGGAAGCAGTTGGGCACCGTGCCCACGGTGGCTCGGGAAATCCTGCGCACCGTCAACGAGGCCCGGAAGAACCCTGCCTACGACTCGATTTTCCACGCACCGCGTAGCCTACTGAACCAGAAGATTACCGGTTCCCGACGTTTCGCGGCACAGTCCTACGGCATGGAACGAATCCGCCAGGTCTGCCGGGCGTTTGGCACAACGGTGAACGACGTGGTGATGGCGATGTGTGCCAGTGCCCTGCGCACTTACCTGATGAACCTGGACGCCTTGCCCGACAAGCCGCTGATCGCGATGGTGCCGGTCTCCCTGCGCCACGACGACAGCGCCGAGGGCAATCAGGTGGGCATCATCCTGGCGTCCCTGGGCACCGATCTCGTCGATCCCGTTGCCCGGCTGATGCACATCCATCAGGACGTCAAACTGGCCAAAGACCGCTACGCCAAGATGTCCTCGGAGGAGATTCTCAATTACACCGCCCTGACTCTGGCACCGGCGGCCTTCCACCTGCTCACCGGCATGGCGCCGAAATGGCAGACCTTCAACGTGGTTATCTCCAACGTGCCCGGCCCGAAAGAAACCCGCTACTGGAACGGCGCCCGGCTGGAAGGCATGTACCCGGTCTCCATTGCCATGGACCGGTTGGCATTGAACATGACCCTGACCAGCTACCGGGACCAGGTCGAGTTCGGTCTGATCGGCTGCCGCCGCACGCTGCCCAGCCTGCAACGCATGCTCGACTACCTGGAGGACGGCCTGGTAGAGCTGGAACGCGCGGCCACGCTCTGA
- a CDS encoding helix-turn-helix domain-containing protein produces the protein MTTTGPEKERRMLGLFLVPGVYMRVLAETVRQLGHNDRKLYDGLNFTADDLKANDSRVFVTDAILMAQRALDLAGPDGLSFALARELRLTIHGTLGFAALTSPTFEGALDSVHRYLQLRAPFLSMKQSLAGERVLVQLCTEFDVPELYPFLAETVSATLILLTEQLLDRDDAQSKGFALEHGKLPGVTVRLSAPEPPYYRRFADQFPVQFEYGQPEEMLVFPRQLLEVRMRLADADASEMAREQCEFELQKALKEQGDITLAIRNMLRMMPGPLPSLEAMAERFCVSSRTLKRRLAEKDTHYREIVESVLKDRAIQLLRYTNQSVSEIAYELGYADLSNFSRAFRKWTGKSASEFREDGPDPAPELGP, from the coding sequence ATGACAACAACCGGACCGGAAAAAGAACGGCGGATGCTGGGCCTGTTCCTGGTGCCCGGCGTGTACATGCGGGTCCTGGCGGAAACGGTCCGGCAGCTCGGCCACAATGATCGGAAGCTCTACGACGGGCTCAACTTCACCGCCGATGACCTCAAGGCCAACGACAGTCGGGTGTTTGTGACCGACGCGATCCTGATGGCGCAGCGTGCCCTGGATCTGGCGGGCCCGGACGGCCTGAGCTTTGCCCTGGCACGCGAGTTGCGGCTGACCATCCACGGGACACTCGGGTTTGCCGCCCTGACCAGCCCCACCTTCGAGGGCGCGCTGGATTCCGTGCACCGATACCTGCAATTGCGGGCGCCCTTTCTGAGCATGAAACAGTCCCTGGCCGGCGAACGGGTCCTGGTGCAGCTGTGTACCGAGTTCGATGTACCCGAGCTCTACCCGTTCCTGGCCGAAACCGTCAGTGCCACCCTGATCCTCCTGACCGAACAGCTGCTCGACCGCGACGACGCCCAGAGCAAGGGGTTTGCCCTGGAGCACGGCAAGCTGCCCGGCGTCACCGTGCGCCTGAGCGCACCCGAGCCGCCATACTATCGACGGTTTGCTGACCAGTTTCCGGTACAGTTTGAGTATGGTCAGCCGGAAGAAATGTTGGTCTTTCCCCGGCAATTGCTTGAGGTGCGCATGCGCCTGGCCGACGCCGATGCCTCGGAAATGGCCCGGGAGCAGTGTGAGTTCGAGTTGCAGAAGGCCCTGAAGGAGCAGGGAGACATCACCCTGGCGATCCGCAATATGCTGAGGATGATGCCGGGGCCCCTACCGTCGCTGGAGGCCATGGCCGAACGCTTCTGCGTCTCGTCCCGGACCCTGAAGCGACGGCTGGCGGAGAAAGACACCCACTACCGGGAAATTGTCGAGTCGGTGCTCAAGGACCGCGCCATCCAGCTGCTGCGGTACACCAATCAGTCGGTCAGCGAGATTGCCTACGAGCTGGGGTACGCGGACCTATCCAATTTCAGCCGGGCGTTCCGCAAGTGGACTGGCAAGTCGGCCAGCGAGTTTCGGGAGGACGGGCCTGATCCGGCGCCCGAACTAGGGCCTTGA
- the nirD gene encoding nitrite reductase small subunit NirD, producing MKARTCWDAVCTVEDLVPESGIAVWTDDGPVAVFYLPHRLPALFAISHTDPFSGANVLARGITGDLKGEPVVASPLYKQHFSLVTGQCLEDENVSVRTYPVLLDGDKIRLEVPVNQSESAVA from the coding sequence ATGAAAGCTCGTACTTGTTGGGACGCGGTTTGTACCGTTGAGGATCTGGTGCCGGAATCCGGTATTGCGGTCTGGACTGACGATGGACCGGTGGCGGTATTCTATTTGCCGCACCGGCTGCCGGCGTTGTTTGCCATCAGCCATACCGACCCGTTCAGCGGTGCCAATGTGCTGGCTCGTGGAATCACAGGGGATTTGAAGGGCGAACCCGTGGTGGCATCGCCGCTGTACAAGCAGCACTTCAGCCTGGTAACCGGCCAGTGCCTGGAAGATGAAAACGTGTCGGTCAGAACCTATCCCGTGCTGTTGGACGGTGACAAAATCCGGCTGGAAGTCCCAGTTAATCAGTCAGAATCCGCCGTAGCCTGA
- a CDS encoding metal-dependent hydrolase encodes MLSTKTPEKQAVVTHKASNTPDKVAIKPQRMGFEFGESVPRYWLDNSYLLSHTMNALSVLFPEGEQFFVDSVRAFRGQIQDAKLKNEVRGFIGQEAMHSLEHDAMNRHVRDQGMPVEAMEKDLKVLLDAVRLLPKRHQLAITCALEHITAMMADMLLERDDVREDMDESMRPLWVWHAIEETEHKAVAYDVFQQAGGTYAERAVYQVISTGVLGVVATWFTGRMMLQDRKNFSVTDAARGLWRMWGANGTFSSLIPTWLEYFKPGYHPWDKDNSDLIARFKDEIQQYIAPEYQNGNRRTLQ; translated from the coding sequence ATGCTGAGCACGAAAACACCCGAAAAACAGGCGGTCGTGACCCACAAGGCTTCCAACACCCCGGACAAGGTCGCCATCAAGCCTCAACGCATGGGATTCGAGTTCGGCGAGTCGGTGCCCCGTTACTGGCTCGACAACAGCTACCTCCTCAGCCACACCATGAATGCGCTGTCGGTGCTGTTTCCCGAGGGCGAGCAATTTTTCGTGGATTCGGTGCGAGCCTTCCGGGGCCAGATCCAGGACGCCAAGCTGAAGAATGAGGTTCGCGGGTTCATCGGGCAAGAAGCCATGCACTCCCTGGAACACGACGCCATGAATCGGCACGTTCGGGATCAGGGCATGCCGGTCGAGGCCATGGAGAAAGACCTCAAGGTGCTGCTGGACGCGGTCCGCCTGCTACCCAAACGCCACCAGTTGGCAATAACCTGCGCCCTGGAACACATCACCGCCATGATGGCGGACATGCTGCTGGAACGGGACGACGTCCGCGAAGACATGGACGAGAGCATGCGGCCACTCTGGGTCTGGCACGCCATCGAGGAGACCGAGCACAAGGCGGTGGCCTATGACGTGTTCCAGCAGGCCGGCGGCACCTATGCCGAGCGCGCGGTTTATCAGGTCATCAGCACCGGCGTGCTGGGCGTGGTTGCCACCTGGTTTACCGGCCGAATGATGCTTCAGGATCGCAAGAATTTTTCAGTCACGGACGCGGCCAGGGGCCTGTGGCGCATGTGGGGCGCGAACGGCACGTTCTCCAGCCTGATTCCGACCTGGCTGGAGTACTTCAAGCCCGGTTATCACCCCTGGGACAAGGACAACAGTGACCTGATTGCCAGGTTCAAGGACGAGATCCAGCAGTACATTGCCCCCGAGTACCAGAACGGCAATCGTCGCACCCTGCAATAA
- a CDS encoding efflux RND transporter permease subunit: MFAGVIRHGILVAVIALIVAILGTAAAFRIPVQMIPDLEVRTVTVETRWPGATPQDIEKEILIEQERYLRNVPNLSRMMATAESGSAEIELEFPFGVDITETLIQINNALSQVPDYPRNVDEPRIVAASFSSNSFMYLRVSTLEGNPRELDIELMRDFIEDRVRPRMESVPGVSEVEVGGGADRQMQIIVDAAALAQRGLSLVDLRDAVTDRNRDISGGEIEAGKRRYLLRTVGRFDDIEALERLVVLRQGDSVVRLGEVARVEPGHSRIRELAKINGRRVIGLQVRRESGSNVIDIKHAMMDEVAAINDEVLRPAGMILELTADDARYVEASIANVWTNLGIGAVFATLVMYLFLRSGRATLAGVCGIPLCAIAAFIGLLITGRTINVISLAGIAFAIGMTVDNSIVVLENIERHRRLGLDRFESALKGVKEVWPAVLASTATTMLVFLPILFIDEEAGQLYSDVAIAISAAILASMLVAITIIPTLCARLDFGRGTVQTDQYGNETAGGWATTVMATVRWLVSGSVRRILVIATTVLASAWVILFLTPPAEYLPEGEEPKTFAAMSAPPGYNLDEMAAIGQQVEDHFLPHVNADGAAYAAGETGVPPMAYLNLQITPTGLRIIAETLEPTHIEALMDEITRVYEQFPGMRAFAAKGSIISSNDGGTRSINLDISGPDLVSVYQAANAAYRQAEAIFDNPRIQSQPSTLSLAQPLIQIRPDWDRAAELGLDTEAIGFTVASLTEGSYIDDFFLDDDKIDIYLYGREGRDSKLTRLPDVMVHTPEGATLPLSSVAAIEETVDTSVVRRVDGRRTVTLNVIPPGDVPLEAGVERVRTELLQAMREKGTLPASVNVDISGASDQLNATRDALAGNFIIAIAIVYLVLVAIFAHWGFPLLILTAIPLGVAGGIVGLALMNLVGGLLPLLGLQPLRQPFDMITMLGFLILMGTVVNNPILVLDQARQNLRHKGGSVVDAVTDAVRTRLRPIAMTTLTTLCGLSPLVFLQGEGTELYRGVGAIVLFGLVGAAIVTVTFLPALTIVVLGWRERFRTASGR; the protein is encoded by the coding sequence ATGTTTGCCGGCGTGATCCGCCACGGTATCCTCGTCGCCGTTATTGCCCTGATCGTCGCGATCCTGGGGACCGCGGCCGCGTTCCGGATACCGGTGCAGATGATTCCGGATCTGGAGGTTCGGACGGTCACCGTCGAAACCCGTTGGCCGGGCGCCACGCCCCAGGACATCGAGAAAGAGATCCTGATCGAACAGGAACGGTACCTGCGCAACGTGCCGAACCTGAGCCGGATGATGGCGACCGCGGAGAGTGGCTCGGCGGAAATCGAGCTGGAGTTTCCGTTCGGTGTCGACATCACCGAAACCCTCATTCAGATCAACAATGCCCTCAGCCAGGTTCCTGATTACCCCCGCAATGTTGATGAACCCCGTATCGTGGCCGCGTCCTTCTCTTCGAATTCCTTCATGTACCTGCGTGTCTCGACCCTGGAAGGCAATCCTCGGGAGCTGGACATCGAGCTGATGCGCGATTTCATTGAAGACCGGGTGCGCCCCCGGATGGAAAGCGTACCCGGGGTGTCGGAAGTGGAAGTCGGGGGTGGCGCCGACCGGCAGATGCAGATCATTGTCGACGCGGCGGCGCTGGCCCAGCGTGGCCTGAGCCTGGTGGACCTGCGCGATGCGGTCACCGATCGCAACCGGGACATCTCCGGTGGCGAGATTGAGGCCGGCAAGCGCCGCTACCTGCTGCGTACCGTCGGCCGCTTCGACGATATCGAGGCGCTTGAACGGCTGGTGGTCCTTCGCCAGGGCGACAGTGTGGTGCGGTTGGGGGAGGTGGCCCGGGTTGAGCCCGGCCACTCCCGCATCCGGGAATTGGCGAAGATCAACGGCCGGCGGGTCATCGGTCTGCAGGTCCGGCGCGAAAGCGGCTCCAACGTCATCGACATCAAGCACGCGATGATGGACGAGGTGGCCGCCATCAACGACGAGGTCCTCAGACCGGCCGGCATGATCCTGGAATTGACGGCGGACGATGCCCGTTACGTCGAGGCGTCCATCGCCAACGTCTGGACCAACCTGGGCATCGGCGCGGTGTTTGCCACCCTGGTCATGTACCTGTTCCTTCGATCCGGCCGGGCGACGCTGGCCGGTGTATGCGGGATTCCACTCTGTGCCATCGCGGCGTTCATCGGCCTGCTGATCACCGGACGCACCATCAACGTGATCTCGCTGGCGGGCATTGCCTTTGCGATTGGCATGACCGTGGACAACAGCATCGTGGTGCTGGAGAACATTGAACGACACCGCCGTCTGGGCCTGGATCGCTTCGAGTCGGCGCTCAAGGGCGTGAAGGAAGTCTGGCCCGCCGTGCTGGCCTCCACCGCCACCACCATGCTGGTTTTCCTGCCGATCCTGTTCATCGATGAGGAAGCCGGGCAGCTCTATTCGGACGTTGCCATCGCCATTTCGGCCGCCATCCTGGCCTCAATGCTGGTGGCCATCACGATCATCCCGACCCTCTGCGCCCGGCTGGATTTCGGCCGCGGAACGGTCCAGACCGATCAATACGGCAATGAGACCGCCGGCGGCTGGGCCACCACCGTGATGGCGACCGTGCGCTGGCTGGTGTCCGGCTCGGTGCGGCGGATCCTGGTGATCGCCACCACCGTGCTGGCGAGTGCCTGGGTGATCCTGTTCCTGACACCACCGGCGGAGTACCTGCCCGAGGGCGAGGAACCCAAGACCTTTGCCGCCATGAGCGCACCGCCCGGCTACAACCTGGACGAAATGGCCGCGATCGGGCAGCAGGTGGAAGACCATTTCCTGCCCCATGTAAACGCGGACGGTGCGGCCTACGCGGCGGGCGAGACCGGTGTGCCGCCGATGGCCTACCTGAACCTGCAGATCACGCCCACCGGCCTGAGAATCATCGCGGAGACCCTGGAACCGACGCACATCGAGGCGTTGATGGACGAGATCACCCGGGTCTACGAGCAGTTTCCGGGCATGCGCGCGTTTGCCGCCAAGGGGTCGATCATTTCCAGCAATGACGGCGGCACCCGCAGCATCAATCTGGACATTTCCGGGCCGGACCTGGTCTCGGTCTATCAGGCCGCCAACGCTGCCTACCGGCAGGCCGAGGCCATTTTCGACAACCCGCGGATCCAGAGCCAGCCGTCGACCCTGTCCCTGGCTCAGCCGCTGATCCAGATCCGGCCGGACTGGGACCGGGCGGCCGAACTGGGCCTGGATACCGAAGCCATCGGTTTTACGGTGGCGTCGCTGACCGAAGGCAGTTACATCGACGACTTCTTTCTCGATGACGACAAGATCGATATCTACCTGTACGGCCGCGAGGGCCGGGATTCAAAGCTCACCCGGCTGCCGGATGTCATGGTGCACACGCCCGAAGGCGCCACCCTGCCGCTGTCCAGTGTGGCGGCCATCGAGGAAACCGTGGATACCAGTGTGGTCCGGCGGGTGGACGGTCGACGAACGGTCACCCTCAACGTGATTCCACCCGGGGACGTTCCGCTGGAAGCTGGCGTGGAACGGGTGCGTACCGAGTTGCTGCAGGCGATGCGGGAGAAAGGCACGTTGCCGGCCAGTGTGAACGTTGACATCTCCGGTGCCAGTGACCAGCTCAACGCCACCCGCGACGCCCTGGCTGGTAACTTCATCATCGCCATTGCCATTGTCTACCTGGTCCTGGTGGCGATCTTTGCGCACTGGGGCTTCCCGCTGCTGATCCTGACCGCGATTCCCCTGGGCGTTGCCGGTGGCATTGTCGGCCTGGCCTTGATGAACCTGGTCGGGGGCCTGCTGCCGTTGCTCGGCCTGCAGCCGCTGCGCCAGCCCTTCGACATGATCACCATGCTGGGCTTCCTGATCCTGATGGGTACGGTGGTGAATAACCCGATTCTGGTGCTGGACCAGGCCCGCCAGAACCTGCGTCACAAGGGCGGCTCGGTGGTGGACGCGGTTACGGATGCGGTCCGCACCCGCCTGCGCCCCATCGCCATGACGACCCTGACCACGCTGTGTGGCCTGTCGCCCCTGGTGTTCCTGCAGGGCGAGGGTACCGAGCTCTATCGTGGCGTGGGGGCGATTGTGCTGTTTGGCCTGGTGGGTGCGGCGATTGTGACGGTGACGTTTCTGCCGGCGCTGACCATCGTTGTTCTGGGCTGGCGGGAGCGTTTCAGGACGGCCTCTGGCCGGTAG
- a CDS encoding GGDEF domain-containing protein, translated as MNTPIHTDLGATLERSRSGLRESHRRSIMRLLFAATGAALVVFACLQILNGFWWVGAGELAAAATLFFGVGRLRTTLHLQRWIYAYLITLFSFFLVIMLLPQASVSAFVWVLMIPVLAYLLLGKREGMLLSVPFMLLGGVIYYVHLGNVGSPRVLIDLLNMVLCGVLMLAFIHVYEIWREEAEQRLVDMAETDALTGLANRSKFQSILNRTIAESARSGTEFALVIMDIDHFKVVNDTLGHDAGDQVLSSIALRLTERLRATDSVGRLGGEEFGLILRDVKPAVAFELMDELRQRIAERDLTYGEAHIRVTASFGIAQWPADGRDARTLFCMADRGLYSGKRSGRNCIARPDGVAHRRPREILSGRAS; from the coding sequence ATGAACACGCCTATCCACACGGATTTGGGGGCGACTCTGGAGCGGAGTCGCTCAGGCCTCAGGGAAAGCCATCGCCGGTCAATCATGCGGCTCCTCTTCGCAGCCACCGGGGCCGCCCTGGTTGTGTTCGCCTGCCTGCAGATACTGAACGGGTTCTGGTGGGTGGGCGCCGGGGAACTTGCGGCCGCCGCAACCCTGTTTTTCGGTGTCGGTCGGTTGCGCACCACGCTGCATCTCCAGCGCTGGATATACGCTTACCTGATTACCCTCTTCTCATTCTTCCTGGTCATCATGTTGTTGCCGCAGGCGTCGGTTTCGGCCTTTGTCTGGGTTTTGATGATTCCGGTCCTGGCGTATCTGCTGCTGGGCAAACGCGAGGGCATGCTGTTGAGCGTGCCGTTCATGCTCCTGGGCGGCGTGATCTACTACGTTCACCTGGGCAATGTCGGTAGCCCGCGGGTCCTGATTGACCTGCTGAACATGGTGCTGTGCGGCGTGCTCATGCTGGCGTTCATCCATGTCTATGAAATCTGGCGGGAGGAGGCCGAGCAGCGCCTGGTGGATATGGCGGAAACCGATGCCCTGACCGGTCTGGCCAACCGCAGCAAATTCCAGAGCATCCTGAACCGGACCATCGCCGAAAGTGCCCGCAGCGGTACCGAGTTTGCCCTGGTCATCATGGATATTGATCACTTCAAGGTGGTCAACGACACCCTGGGCCATGATGCCGGCGACCAGGTGCTTAGCAGCATTGCACTGCGCCTGACCGAGCGTTTGCGGGCCACGGATTCCGTCGGGCGGCTGGGCGGTGAGGAGTTCGGCCTGATCCTGAGGGACGTGAAGCCGGCGGTGGCGTTCGAGTTGATGGACGAACTGCGCCAGCGTATCGCCGAACGCGACCTGACCTATGGCGAGGCTCACATCCGGGTTACGGCCTCCTTTGGCATTGCCCAGTGGCCAGCGGATGGACGGGATGCCCGAACCCTGTTCTGCATGGCCGATCGCGGCCTGTATTCCGGCAAACGGTCCGGCCGCAACTGCATCGCCCGTCCCGATGGCGTGGCGCATCGACGGCCCCGTGAAATTCTGTCTGGTCGGGCCAGCTAA